The following DNA comes from Excalfactoria chinensis isolate bCotChi1 chromosome 5, bCotChi1.hap2, whole genome shotgun sequence.
GGGCTCACTCCCCACCATTCTGGGATCCAGGGTGCAGCTCGGACATGCAGGACACCCGTCCTCTGCTGTGCAGGCTGAGCACGGGAGCAGGACACGTTGCAGCCAGGCAACAGAGGCAGATCTCTTTTCTTAGCATTTAAACTGGCTCTGAGACACTGTGCAGCGCACGGGAAACACCCCCTAGTGATTACAGCACACCTCAGGcttccagcaaagcaaagctctggAAGTTCTGTGGGACAACAGTGCAGTGGGACGAGCGCAAAGGCAGTGCTGCGCCGCACCAGGGGGAGCAGGGGGCAGGCAGGTGCAGCGCCGCAGCCTGCGGGCACAGCCGCCTCTCGTCAGCAGCTCGGATGACTCACAGGCTAAATTTAGAGAGCGATATaaacacagcagccacagcacaaaTACTGCCCGGCAGATCCATTCTCACGCACTGCACCTCTTGCCTCCTCACTCGCTGGGGTCAGTGCAGCCTTCAGGGGCTCGCTGCTGCTACGGGGCCTCTTggagatggctgcagctctccattgCCAGACTCTGGTAACAGGTTACATCAGAAAGACTAATTTGGGGTAAAAGAAGTTGcttcactgctttatttttagactGCTATTCTTTTGGCTGTGGCGCGGTCCTCAGAAAGACTATTTTGCCACTGGCAATGGCAgctaccaagaaaaaaaacaaaacaccaagcaaacagcaaaacaaaacagactatAAAAGGCTAGTGGGACATTCCCCTTCACTGGCTTAAAACAAAGGAGAACTCTGCAGTTGGACCCTCACTTCCCCATCTTTCTACCATAAAATTTAATTGGGTAAAATGCAAACATGCACACTCCTACCATAAATAATCACTCCAAGTATCTCATCATCTCCCCAAGAGACAACAGTATCTTCATAAGATCGACCAACCTAAGCAGAGGACTGTAGGCTGAATTGCCGGGTTCCCATCTGTGATCACTGCATGATCTCAGACAAGTTTTAACCTgtgtttccttctctcccatGCTAACAAATAAGTGCAATATTAAATGTAACTATCTCTAAattgaaaaattatttctcagctgttgcattgctgaagaaatgcagcacagcctgcaaaaaaaaaaaaaaaaaaacaacaaaaaaacaacactgtgaAGCACCACACACTATTTAAACCACACAAAAATACATCAGGTGATGctagaaatactgaagaatgccTCACCATATTTCACTTGTACTGTCCCAGAAAatacttaatattttttaagGGGGTGCAATCATGATATTTTGAGACTGTAGCTCTACTGCCTGAAAGTACCCCAGGAGGAGGCATTCCCAGCATCCTGTTACGCAGACCTCACTTCTCTCCCACCACCAGACTCCCCTATCCTCTGCCCGGTTCCTCTACCAAAATAAGGCaagaagttttgcttttttaacatTATCCACTTTttctagcaggaaaaaaacaaacaaaaacaacaacaacaacaacaacaacaacaaccagaaACAAATGTAATACACTTTAGACTTTTGTCAGATGaaagtgcagaagaaaaaaaaaacaaaaaaccgaTTATGCTGACaccaaagttttgtttctttattaaacTCATGTGTAACAGTCTGAAAACCATGACAGCATGCAACTGCTGCATTGAGTTTGTACAGCTTAGTCTTCAAGAGCAGCCTTGTGTGGCTGtctgaggaaaagcagagggCAAGTACATGCAATAGCTCCCCCTAATACTCTTTCAGCATCTAACTATTTTGAGCTTACAACTTCCTGAGTCAGATCTGGTTTCTGTTTACCTAGTGACCTTTGCAATAGCCATAAACTTGTTCCAGTTATCCCTGAGCCCAGGTAAAGTACTGGGATGCAGTCCTTCTTGACAAAGAGCCCCAGAGCTATGtattgcacagaaaaaaactaCCTTATTTACTTCAAGCTGTCTCCTACTAGCTTGACTTGATTTTGCCTTGTTCTTGTACTGGGAGAAGCGAGTTTATCCACAACTTCATGTCACTTCTGATTTCAGATTAATATTGCTGCCTTGCCTTGTATATTTCTTAGGCTTATCTGTCCTAgcccattttcctttctcatagAGAGATTTCAATATCCTTCTTTACCTTTGAACCCTTCAcagttctgctgttttatttttagaagaaaataaatcagaactaTATGCAAAATTCAAAATATAGGAGAAACATGCATCTATACAGTGGCATAGTTGTGTTCTTGCTCTTCATTTCCATCCTTTGTGtaacaaagtattttattttagaacagAACTAAAAGGGTCAAGCAAGCTTCTGTTAACCTAATATCAAATAATCAGCTTCATAGGCAGCAAGATTTAGGAAGCATCAGAACAGGGCATGGGGCAACAGGTTGCCATGTCATTTGTATGTATAAGGGAACGAGTACCTCCAAGCTCACCCCTTTTTTTTTCGTTTTGGCCAATGAGATTGAAGAAATCTaacaaaattaagcaaaaaaattaaaaaataaaaataaaaagtctgcCTCCACTTTCCCATTTCAAGATCCTGACTCCACCAATTGTGTGAACTCCTCTCCCAGCATACTCCTTTCCTCAGGCTTAGGATTCCAGTCGTATAGCTCTGCCTCTCAATTTTATCCATTTCATATTCTGCCTCTCCCCTGTTCTCTACACTGGGCTCACCTACTTAGAGAATTCTCAGCCTGATACTCTCCCATGCCATGCTCCTGCACACTTGGCCAGACACTCAAGCGCTGCACCAGCTTGAATCCCACAGTCAGCAAAGCTGAATTAAGATCACTGCTttgtacagcagcagcagagactAGCCCACAATAGCCAGAAGCAGAGATCTTGAGATGTACAAACCTATTCAGGAAACAAACGAAAGCACTTACCCCAAGTCTCAGAGAGACTGCAGGTACAAGGAAAGGAGATGTTGGTGCTACAGGCTTAGTCGCAGATCAGTCTGGGAATTTCTACATTATTAAAAGTCTTTtctgacttatttatttattttaaatgtaaagtcATGTAAAGGagaactttctttaaaaaaaaaataaaaatacagtaaaaaaacCTAAGTTTAAAATTTCCAGAATGTCCCCAGTAAACAAAGGAGAAAGCCTGCTGGAGTTTTGGATAGCACTTGCACAGGTGGTGCTGTGTACCCACTATGCTGAACTAAGAAGCTTCTGACAAGACACCCAGGCTCCCTATTGCGTAAGCAAAGGTATCTCAGAGGAGGCCTCAATAATTCTCATGAgacacagaggggaaaaaatatgcaaacaCGTAACAAGTTTCACTTTCgaaggaaaacaacatttcCTCCCATACATTTTCAGTATCATTAAATTGAGACAAATGGTACAAGTCTGGTAGCTTGTCCACGACTGAGGAATACAGGCATCCAGACTCCACATATTGCTCGGCTCCATTGCACAGTGACAGCAAGAGTTATCTGCTGAATCAAGTTGGGAACTGTCAGAAATAACAATTTCTATAGCTAAATTCATGGGAGGTTTTTTGTGCATGGTCAGCACATCTTAATCAACTGCAGGATTCCTGATGTGTTGGAAAGgagctttgttgttgtttgtaatGCACTTATTTACTCAAGAAAGCTCAGCTCTGATTCGGCATCTGGTTCTCATTGAGGGTCAGCTTTTTTTAAAACCAAGCTTTCCAGATGGGTTGACTGAAGCACAAGGAGGTCAAGAGACTTGTCTGAGGTCATACAGCAAGTCAGTGGCTCTGCTTGGACTGGAGCCCAGAACTGTTCAAGGCTACTATTCCTTGACTCTTAAAGGCACAACTTCATTCCCCATGAAGTGATCACAACAAAgaagacatggaaaaaaaaaatggtcccctcaaagctgcagcctgctgtgaTAGTTATCTGTTACAACCTGTAGTGTTCAGTGTCTGAATGGATCCACGTCAAAGCAGAGGGGCGCGACACCGATATACAGCATCATCCATCTCAGTCTTACATAATCCACATTCTCCTATagggcagctctgcactgctgctgcaacCTGTAGTTTTCTACTCACATTCCATCCAGCGGTGCAGCAAATCATGAAATTCACTGTCAGGCAAAACTGAAACCTCTCCTCAAGGCAAAGGAGGTCAAGTGCACTCCGGACCTGTGGAACAGCCTGAGTACTTGTTGCCACGGCCTGGACAAGGAGGCAAAGGCAACACATCCCTGCTGACTGACTGACCAACAGGGACCCTAAGCCCAGCTCTGTTCCTCACAGCCACCAAGTACACCCTTCAATCTATGTCACAGGCTGGGCCACAGTCAGACAGATACCATGGCAAATGCATGCTTGCTCCAAATGAAGAGGAATGCAACTGGTGCCCGGTTATCCCAAAGAAAGCATGACTCAGCTGTGTATTGTTTTCAAAGGGGCAGAGCAAGAAATGTGGAATGGAGGAATCATTGCCAGAGGCTACACAGCCTCAGACAGGTAAGGGCTGCCTCTAAAGAGCTTTAGAAAACAGACGGTCTTGCATGTCATTCTGAGGAGCCCTTCTGAAAGTGGATTAATCTTTAGCCAGGCTCTGATGCTCACAAACACTGAGCTTTGCTCAAGTCTTTCCTATGATAAATTCAGCACGTTAAAAAGATTAAAGCCACAGAGTGCTAGGGAATGTTGTATTACTGCTGTAGCGCTGTTCTAAGGATTAAAAAGTCAGGTTTTAAACCACTGTATTCTGTTTAATACATTATTAGGAAATAAAACCCTGAAAATGGTGTACATGCCAAAAACAAGCATAGGTGTGGCCAACTTTCTTCTTCTTACGAGATGCATACCCAAAAATCTTTTGCATAGCcaagaaccacaaaacaaacaccacataGCCAGAGAGCACAGGGAAGAGATAACAGTGACTCTCTAGGGTTCCCAGTGTGGGATGGGGTTAGATTGTGCATGCAGCTGAGTCCAATGACAACTCAGTGACGTCAGCCTCAGCAGCAGTTGCCTGTTTAGTTCCCTCTCACAGCCAGGGAACAACCAACAGCCTTTGTGtcaacacagccctgctgctgcaggagcaaaaGGAGCGCCTATATCTGAACTGCTGGATTGTCTCACAGAACTCAAGAGCCAAGTGAGGGCAACTCTTGAGCTGGCCACGTGAATTACTCCAACACTGGAAGTCTCTCCTAACTCCTGCTGAACGagagcatgttttttttcttttcacaagtTCACAGATAAGATGTTTTATAGTCCCCAAGAAGAGGCACAGCTTACTGAAAACCAGCCATGCTCTCTCTCAGGACTTCACAAGACCACAGTGGTGTGACTAACTTTGTGGTTTTCTAAATCTGATTCTAGACATCACTTTGGAAAGTTGATTTTGACTGGCCGTTTGAGATGGGCTGGAATGGGGCATCCAaatctgtgttcagttttacaGCAAGCTAGATGACAGCCTGGTTTTCCATGTCCCAGACTGCCCCACAACACATTGTTAAGCCAGTCCATGCCTCTCCAGAGGCAGGCTGCTCAATTCCTCAGTGACAGGCTGCAAAAAGTCACTGCACACGGGACATAGGGACTGCATGCAGCCATGCCAAAAGCCATAGGAAATCCTCCATGCAGGGCTTGGAGGGGACTGGACATTTCAACAAAACACTCCATGGGGAACAGTGCCTCAGACACTAGTATGTGGCTCAGTAAGTAGTTTCCCTGACAAACGAGAAAGAATCCCCCAGCAGATACAAATGCCAAGGCCTATCCCAGGGTCGGGCTGTGGAGAACCACTGGCTGAACTATTCCATCCTCGGTTACGTTTCTGGATCTCTTCGGTTTTGTTTTCAAACGTAAGTGGCTGAACAGCTCCCCCCCCTTTACAACTTGTTGCTCTTCCAGTCCAAACAAAGACAGCAGAGCTCCTCCTCCGCTGGCTGCAGGATTGGGTAGTGCAGGCGGACGCCTTTGTTTACTAACTCTCCCACATGCTTGGCCGGCACGCACTGGGGCTGGCCGGGCAGCCCGAGCCGCAGCCCTGCGTACAGCGCAGGAGGCTGGCACTCCCCGCGgccaaaagcagcaaaagccaGACCAGGGGCAGCTTCAGAGAACCGCTTTGGGTGGGCATTCTTGGATGCGTTTCCAAGGCACAGATATGAGTTCACTCCCCGAGATGCAAGGGGTCAAGTTACAACCAGTTCCACCACTTTACTCCAGGGCTCCTCCACTCTGGAGACATTAGCCTTCCTTTTACTGAGACAATCTGGCTGTAGATAGCTATTGCGATGAAAAGGTGTCGCTGGGGAAAACCCCGTTCAACCAACAACACATGCTAAAAAGCTTGAGGTTACTCGTCGTTTTCTGTAATTTGCAAAATGACATTCATAGCCCAATCCACCTTTCTAAAGGTTAATCTTCCTGTTACAGCTTTAACCTTCCGTTAAGAAGAGTCCTGTTTCCATCTTCTCTTTCTTATCACAGAGACAACTAAAACTTTGCCCTGCTACAAGCCACATCCTCTGATCAGGGCAGAGCTACTCACTTACCTTTGAAAAGAATTGCAACAGACTCCAAATTAACAACACCAACACATATGGAATGAGATAAGCTTCTGAAGTCACTCTCTGAAGTCAGCAAGAGTGTCAACTTCTTCATATGCACAGTTGGATACACACTGCAACACCCTGCTGGACTTGCATACAAGTAGTAAAGTGCTGCCAAACTCTGGTCACCAAACTCTGCATGGCTGGAATTTCTACTTGTTTACCATTCAGtaggggaagggagggagaatggagaaaaaatcTACATTTTTAAGGGATGTggcttttaatttgtttctttaaaaaacagcaaagtttttgtttgtttgattgatttcttttttaaagaaaagtaaaacaagattctgtttttcagacttGATGACATTTTACAGCTATATTATGTTTGAGGAAGTTGGTCACAAATCTGAGACACCAGCTAGGACTGTCtcacagaggagctgctggcaaATCCAGCATGATCACAGTATGCAATATTACTTGAGACAGCTATCCCTAGACAACAAGGAGTGCCAAAACAGACTCTAGGCTTGTTGTCATCTCCAAAATGAGGAACTGACACAAGTCACAGACAACCAGCTGTACCACAGAAGATGTGATGATGGAGGTaaggagagcagagaagaaaagtaaaatgctAGGGAAAGCATCAGTGACCCTGTTGCTGATGAATCAGGAGAGCCAGAATAGCAGACAACAGCAGCTACCTTCCCAGACAATAAGTGCAGTTCTATACATGCTCTTCCCCCTAACCTGCCAGTCTTTTACAGTGATCCATCAATCTAGCATGAGCAAAATACATAGGTATACCATGCTGTTTTGTCACTActggcagcccgtggctgcCTTAGGCAACAGCCTGCTTAGCTGAAGCCTGGAGCCAATCTTCTGGAGCACCACTCTTGGATAAGAAAGACCCCACCATCCCCTCTGGAAACACCCTACCCGCTGTATGTGGAGCCGGTGGAACTGGTCTGCAATGCACTGCAACTTCCGTGCAATCTGCACCTCAGTACGTGCCTCCCGCTGACCTTCCTGAGGCTCTTCTTGGAGATTTGGATCCAATGCAAAGCCAACTGGAGGGACATGTAAGCGGTAACCAGCATTCCCTACAAAACAGAGACCAGCAGAGTCATTCTCCTAGCACAAAGAATGGTTCTTTTATTCAGCATTACACTTCAGGCATACAGAAAGAGTTGCACATAATCCTGATTTTTTGACTCATTTTAAAGTCCAGCTTGTAAAGCCCAAACAATGACCGCATATACCGTACACATGCAGTACAAATTTAATTTGCTCAGCTTTAATTAGATTTCTAACAATTAAGCATAACATTGTGTTGCTTCCCCTAATCAAATGACTGGTAGGATCTTCCACTTggttctttttgcttgtttacgGTTCAGACGAGTGCAGaggtgttggtttttctttaatGACACTTTTACATCTCTTCCAACATCATTGCCTTAAGTTGTTCCCCTTTAAGGTTTACTGTATGTTTGCCTTCAGActtttctcagttgttttctcTGGTGTTCAGTGAGACTGACTTGAATTAAGGCTGGATTGGATACACAATACTGAGTGGTGTCCCATCAATTACCAGTAGAGTGCTACTTATTCAACAAGTTTAATTCCAGTAAAGAGCCTAAAGTCTGTCCCATTAGGTGGGAattcttgcattttcttctcttcattgcAAACTTTCAGGAGTTTTTCTTATGTGGATGAGTAGCAcaagaggtttaaaaaaaaagtaggtaAATGGTAGGGTATGACAGATGGTGAACATTTGAATGCCTGGCAGCAAAATAAAGTGACAGAAtagagtgaaaaagaaaaaaaagtagacgTATCAAGTACAGCAGAAGCAATCAGCAAGTGCCGAGTTCCTGCAATGACAAGCAAGGGTAAGAAAATACAAGTTGCCGCTCTTTAGGAAATAggacaaaagtaaaaataatttaagtctTTTAAGTTAAAGCTCTAACGAAATAAACTGCCTGACTGGGGGAGTGCTGAAGGGACAGTTTCCTTGCTGAAAAGCTGGTGATGTTGGAGTGCTCTTACCATAGAAGAGTCTCCGGGGCTCTTCAGTGACTCCACAAGGCAACATAACATCCTGACTGGAGGAGGATGGGCTGAGTGTTTGAGTTgccttgtcctgctgctcaGGATGCCTGACACCGGGACCACAGCAGTGTGTGAGGGGAAATAGTTGAAACCTCCCCAGAAGGCAGCTGTAGGACTGGTTCTGTGTGAAAATGCCAGTTGCAGTCATCTCACCAGGCTGACCTGCAAGTCCAAAGTCATCAGAGTGAAACACGTCATCGTCCAGCCCATCCAGGCTAGAATAGTCCTCTTCCAGGTAGCTGGGGCGATCCATTGCTCCTGCAATAAAGAGACATTTGAGGAAACAGCTAAGACACGAGAATCACATCCAGGAGACAATGCCTTCTGCTCCGACAGTAAAACACAACTCTTGCTTCCATGTCTGctgccccctccctcccagtgCAGTCCATCTGGGTGAGCATGAGAGGTGAGAGACTCAGTGTTAAAGATCGGGGCTTTGCAGAAAGTCTGTGCGCCTGGCCAGAGAGAGCCAAAATTCACGTGTCTGAGACTCCACTCAGGGCTCCAATCCCTCAGCTGGTCACAGGGCAGGAGTCAACCCCCCAACCTCAGCACATAGAAACTGAAGACACTTGGTTGTAAAAACGGCCCCAATCCCTCAAGCTGCCCTGTTCCAGTCAGCTTCTTTGGGGTTTGCTCTGCTTTGGCCCGCTCTACTTGAACTGTATGGTTTGCCCCACTCACTTTTTCCCCCATCTGCTGAAACAGAGTTCATAATCACAAGGCTGCAAGGCCAGGTTTTTAAGAAACCCCAATGGCTGCAAAGCTCACAAGAGCTGGCAAAGCTGTTCCTGTGAAGTTCTccacagcttttcccaacataaACCAACCTTCCCTTCAGCTTCCCATTTCTTCCCTTGGCTCAACTCAAGACATGTCCCAAACTTGGCAACACAGCCATTTCATTACCCCTCTCACCCTTAAGGCTACATGCAATGTCAGTGCATCAGTTTGTCCTACTActaaagaaaaggaggaaaaaagaaaacaaaacaaacaaacaacccacatTTGTTAAGTGTCAGGCTTTAGAGCAGGACTTCTGCGTTCACCATAGCAAATACTCccaagctctgctgcagcacaaaatGGGACAAAGATGGCGGAGGAAAGAACTCAAACCCTAAATCTCTGTTTCAGAGCTCTTTGCAAACATACAGTAATTAGAAGCAGATTTTGCAGAAAGCCACAAGTCCCTTTACTGTTACCTGTGCATCTAACCCCATTGGAAGACAGTCTCCTAAGAGATCCATCTCCAGGATTTCCACCCAGTTCCAAACAAGGCAGTGAAATTCAACTCTTCACGTCTCTTCCTTTGCTCTGGTTTGCGAAGCATTTAACAGAACGGAAGACTAGCAAGAGGAATTTCAAGCCTGAAGGAgacattaataataattttataagAACGTGTTCAGTGTTCCCCTTGGATCTCCCATCTCCCCCCAGGTGAGCTGCACTCACACACCAGTGTGTGAGAAGAGACAAAGGGCCTGAGCGGGTCACGAGCCGTGTGTGCAGGGCCTCAGCTGAGGGGCATATATTTGGGTTACCGCACCCCAGCAGCTCACTTGGCTCTCCACCGGCGCCAAAGGAAGCCTGCAGAAAGGATAGCAGCACCAGGGATGGATGACAGCCACGCTGCCTTCGCGTAACATTCACAACAACCTCATCAGTTGTTTAAGGGCAGCGCACCAAAGGGAGTCACA
Coding sequences within:
- the BMF gene encoding bcl-2-modifying factor isoform X1, with the protein product MDRPSYLEEDYSSLDGLDDDVFHSDDFGLAGQPGEMTATGIFTQNQSYSCLLGRFQLFPLTHCCGPGVRHPEQQDKATQTLSPSSSSQDVMLPCGVTEEPRRLFYGNAGYRLHVPPVGFALDPNLQEEPQEGQREARTEVQIARKLQCIADQFHRLHIQRVGCFQRGWWGLSYPRVVLQKIGSRLQLSRLLPKAATGCQ
- the BMF gene encoding bcl-2-modifying factor isoform X4; translation: MDRPSYLEEDYSSLDGLDDDVFHSDDFGLAGNAGYRLHVPPVGFALDPNLQEEPQEGQREARTEVQIARKLQCIADQFHRLHIQRHQQNRNQVWWQLFLFLHNLALNVEANRNRTGQR
- the BMF gene encoding bcl-2-modifying factor isoform X2, whose amino-acid sequence is MDRPSYLEEDYSSLDGLDDDVFHSDDFGLAGQPGEMTATGIFTQNQSYSCLLGRFQLFPLTHCCGPGVRHPEQQDKATQTLSPSSSSQDVMLPCGVTEEPRRLFYGNAGYRLHVPPVGFALDPNLQEEPQEGQREARTEVQIARKLQCIADQFHRLHIQRHQQNRNQVWWQLFLFLHNLALNVEANRNRTGQR
- the BMF gene encoding bcl-2-modifying factor isoform X3, whose translation is MDRPSYLEEDYSSLDGLDDDVFHSDDFGLAGQPGEMTATGIFTQNQSYSCLLGRFQLFPLTHCCGPGVRHPEQQDKATQTLSPSSSSQDVMLPCGVTEEPRRLFYGTRHLLIASAVLDTSTFFSFSLYSVTLFCCQAFKCSPSVIPYHLPTFFLNLLCYSST